In the Bacillus shivajii genome, one interval contains:
- a CDS encoding DUF2383 domain-containing protein: protein MEHHVIDELNSFLEGNFMAIHAYENYIEHIDDANLKAHLQELQEDHKQHAEMIAKRIQTLGGVPVDDVGLKGTIAEFVVHLKGVTKENSSILKDALVGEKRGIKKSKQILSGDLDHESLELVKDILNEDEKHIDLLSEMIDNRE, encoded by the coding sequence ATGGAACATCATGTTATTGATGAATTAAATTCTTTTCTAGAAGGAAACTTTATGGCCATTCATGCTTATGAAAATTACATTGAACACATCGATGACGCTAACTTAAAAGCCCATCTGCAAGAACTACAAGAAGACCATAAACAACATGCAGAAATGATTGCTAAAAGAATACAAACTCTAGGTGGTGTTCCTGTTGACGATGTAGGTCTTAAAGGGACGATCGCAGAATTTGTCGTTCATTTAAAAGGGGTTACGAAAGAAAATTCCTCGATTTTAAAGGATGCACTTGTTGGGGAAAAGCGAGGCATTAAAAAATCAAAACAAATCCTTTCAGGAGATTTAGATCATGAAAGCTTAGAGCTAGTTAAAGACATTTTAAACGAAGACGAAAAACATATTGATTTACTATCTGAAATGATT
- a CDS encoding glutaminase, whose protein sequence is MKLGNNHHLASYVNELVEEYKSQPIEGQCATYIPALGKANPSDLGICIIEPDQTTIKAGNCDVPFSLQSVSKVISFMATCIGRGTNYVLDRVDVEPTGDAFNSIVRLEMHNSGRPFNPMINAGAITVSSILPGDTPQNKIDYLFSFIQQITGKTPSMNLEVFQSEWNTANRNRALAYYLKETGYLELEVDEALEVYLKQCSIEVDSEDLALIGLVISLDGYHPFLKEQVIPKKIAKLAKALMLTCGMYNASGKFAAFVGVPAKSGVSGGIMTSVIPRPRSMGQPFQNGCGIGIYGPAIDDYGNSVAGVKLLKTLADEWDLSIF, encoded by the coding sequence ATTAAACTTGGTAATAACCATCATTTAGCTAGTTACGTAAATGAACTAGTGGAGGAATATAAAAGTCAACCTATCGAAGGACAATGTGCGACTTATATTCCAGCTCTAGGTAAAGCAAATCCCTCAGATTTAGGAATATGTATTATTGAACCTGATCAAACAACGATCAAGGCTGGAAATTGTGACGTTCCTTTTTCGTTACAAAGTGTATCGAAAGTGATTAGTTTTATGGCGACATGCATAGGGAGAGGAACGAACTATGTATTGGACCGGGTCGATGTAGAACCAACTGGTGATGCTTTCAACTCGATCGTTCGCCTTGAGATGCATAATTCCGGCAGACCTTTTAATCCGATGATCAATGCAGGGGCTATCACGGTATCATCCATTCTTCCTGGTGATACACCACAAAATAAAATTGATTATTTATTTTCATTTATACAACAAATAACGGGGAAAACTCCGAGTATGAACCTTGAAGTGTTTCAATCAGAATGGAATACAGCAAATCGAAATCGTGCTTTAGCTTATTATTTAAAAGAAACAGGCTATTTAGAATTAGAAGTAGATGAAGCGTTAGAAGTTTATTTGAAACAGTGTTCAATTGAAGTCGATTCAGAGGATTTAGCTCTGATTGGACTCGTGATCTCGCTAGATGGATATCACCCTTTTTTAAAAGAGCAAGTGATACCGAAAAAAATTGCTAAGTTGGCAAAGGCTCTAATGCTTACTTGTGGCATGTATAATGCTTCTGGAAAATTTGCGGCTTTTGTTGGAGTACCAGCCAAAAGCGGTGTGTCTGGAGGTATTATGACCTCTGTCATTCCTCGGCCAAGATCAATGGGACAACCATTCCAAAACGGTTGTGGGATCGGTATTTATGGGCCGGCAATTGATGATTATGGCAACAGTGTAGCAGGAGTAAAGCTATTGAAAACATTAGCAGATGAATGGGACTTAAGTATTTTTTAA
- a CDS encoding MFS transporter yields the protein MDKQNSRFRWVVFASVLFTYLIMSSQRTAPGLITDQLMLDFQVTATTIGLLVSIQFFVYTGLQIPMGLMADRFGPNFFLISGALLTGVGTIFYSIGTHEYVLFLARMLIGVGDATIWVNMVIILSQWFHAKEFTRLIGIVAMTGSLGFLVATVPFALLIDFLGWRPAFFSIGLLLCLCSILLYVVLLKKPKQSFFIKNDRQREKTWVILRRIFSNRQAWALFLCHFGIVGTYIGFISSWGVPYGMTIYGMTRTEASQLVMIGLVGALIGAPLASWISSRLGMIKRPYIVVHIILLLSWSIFLIFHGNPPSSLLTILFFIIGLAYGANALTFAAVRQSFPIKESGLVSGFANTGGFLSAVLLPSIFGKVLDLFQIVSGSISDGYYYGFITPVIFATIGLIGVILVKEKQEG from the coding sequence ATGGATAAACAAAATAGCCGGTTTAGGTGGGTTGTATTTGCTTCTGTATTGTTTACGTATTTAATTATGTCGAGCCAACGAACGGCTCCGGGTTTGATTACTGACCAACTTATGTTGGATTTTCAGGTCACGGCAACAACAATTGGATTACTCGTTAGTATTCAATTTTTTGTATACACAGGTTTGCAAATTCCGATGGGATTAATGGCTGATCGTTTTGGGCCAAACTTCTTTCTAATAAGTGGCGCACTTCTTACAGGAGTAGGGACCATTTTTTATAGTATTGGTACACATGAATATGTCTTATTTTTGGCGAGAATGTTGATTGGTGTTGGCGATGCGACGATCTGGGTCAATATGGTGATCATTTTAAGTCAATGGTTCCATGCAAAGGAGTTTACGCGATTAATTGGGATCGTCGCCATGACAGGAAGCCTTGGTTTTCTTGTCGCAACCGTTCCATTTGCTTTATTGATTGACTTTCTCGGTTGGAGACCAGCCTTTTTTTCGATAGGGCTACTTTTATGTTTGTGTAGCATACTCCTTTATGTTGTCCTTTTAAAAAAGCCAAAACAATCGTTTTTTATAAAAAATGACAGGCAGCGTGAAAAAACATGGGTGATATTACGAAGAATATTTTCGAACCGGCAAGCATGGGCGTTATTTTTATGTCACTTTGGGATTGTCGGAACGTATATAGGATTTATTAGTTCATGGGGCGTACCTTATGGAATGACTATTTACGGCATGACAAGAACAGAGGCAAGTCAACTTGTCATGATCGGTCTAGTTGGTGCTCTGATCGGTGCGCCGCTAGCAAGCTGGATTTCTAGTCGGCTAGGAATGATTAAACGACCGTATATTGTCGTTCATATTATTCTTCTACTCAGTTGGTCGATCTTTCTTATTTTTCATGGGAATCCGCCAAGTTCATTGTTAACAATTCTTTTCTTTATTATAGGCCTCGCATATGGAGCAAATGCTTTAACGTTTGCTGCCGTTCGTCAATCGTTTCCTATAAAGGAATCAGGCTTAGTTTCAGGCTTTGCGAATACGGGAGGGTTTCTAAGTGCCGTATTGCTGCCAAGTATTTTTGGAAAAGTGTTGGATCTTTTCCAAATCGTTTCTGGAAGTATAAGTGATGGATATTATTATGGTTTCATCACTCCTGTGATCTTCGCCACGATTGGCTTGATTGGCGTTATTTTGGTTAAGGAAAAGCAAGAGGGCTAG
- a CDS encoding cupin domain-containing protein: MELFRFDKEVGKKVTHFQSNFVMSRIVKTEKDVQIGCMHLEANGIIGYHHAVVPQLLLVVAGEGWVQSDDSPKIRVKTGDAIYWKQGEGHETSTNSGLTAIVIESEELNPSDFMPLKDL, translated from the coding sequence ATGGAACTTTTTAGATTTGATAAAGAAGTTGGAAAAAAAGTGACTCATTTTCAATCTAATTTTGTCATGTCACGTATTGTAAAAACGGAAAAAGATGTTCAAATTGGTTGTATGCATTTAGAAGCTAACGGAATCATTGGGTATCATCATGCCGTTGTTCCTCAATTACTTCTTGTTGTTGCTGGAGAAGGTTGGGTACAAAGTGATGATTCTCCCAAAATAAGAGTAAAAACAGGTGATGCGATTTATTGGAAACAAGGTGAAGGGCACGAAACATCCACCAATTCTGGACTTACGGCAATCGTCATTGAATCAGAAGAATTAAATCCGTCTGACTTTATGCCGCTAAAAGATCTTTAA
- a CDS encoding MazG nucleotide pyrophosphohydrolase domain-containing protein: MEKNITMKELQHYIKDKDYKPELKNAYFQKLIEEVGELSEVLRKDKRLEQQGTIKGTIEEELYDVLYYVISLANVYDIDLEKCFHLKEEINKEKYK; encoded by the coding sequence ATGGAAAAGAATATTACGATGAAAGAATTGCAACATTACATTAAGGATAAGGATTACAAACCAGAATTAAAGAACGCTTATTTTCAGAAGTTAATTGAAGAAGTTGGGGAACTTTCCGAGGTATTGCGTAAGGATAAACGATTGGAACAACAAGGGACAATTAAAGGAACCATTGAAGAAGAACTATATGATGTTCTGTATTATGTTATCAGCTTAGCAAATGTTTATGATATTGATTTAGAGAAGTGCTTCCATTTAAAAGAGGAAATAAATAAAGAAAAGTATAAATAA
- a CDS encoding nucleotidyltransferase domain-containing protein, whose translation MGEMSDIWKPLSVSEVTETFNKIPIHWWIAGGWALDIYLGEETRGHEDIDIVILRRDHLPLKKYLYDDWIMYKATKGQFIEWEKNDELDIQYDNIWVKQRGSSTWAFQVMILDTVGEEWIYKRKNTVRKALKNIGHKSSGGVPYLRPEIQLLYKGGSSVLREKDHIDLKNVLPKLTNADLTWLKDSLAEQFPKGHPWITYVTEMITRKSTY comes from the coding sequence ATGGGGGAGATGTCGGATATTTGGAAACCACTTTCTGTGAGTGAAGTGACAGAAACATTTAATAAGATACCTATTCATTGGTGGATTGCTGGAGGCTGGGCGTTAGACATTTATTTAGGAGAAGAAACAAGAGGACATGAAGATATTGATATTGTTATTTTAAGGCGTGATCACTTACCTTTAAAAAAGTATTTATATGATGACTGGATAATGTATAAAGCAACGAAAGGACAGTTCATCGAGTGGGAAAAAAATGATGAATTGGACATTCAATACGATAATATTTGGGTTAAGCAAAGAGGTAGTTCAACTTGGGCATTTCAAGTAATGATTTTAGATACAGTTGGGGAAGAGTGGATCTATAAACGAAAAAATACGGTGAGAAAAGCCTTAAAAAATATTGGACATAAATCTTCTGGTGGAGTTCCTTATTTAAGACCAGAAATTCAACTCCTCTATAAAGGTGGGAGTTCCGTTTTAAGAGAAAAAGATCATATTGATTTAAAAAACGTGCTACCAAAACTAACAAATGCAGATTTAACATGGTTAAAGGATTCATTAGCTGAGCAGTTCCCAAAGGGGCATCCATGGATTACTTATGTAACTGAGATGATTACTAGGAAGAGTACATATTAG
- a CDS encoding DinB family protein, whose amino-acid sequence MDTNGLLYAAKMTNALAKEIPESYWDLQLVSELGTLRKLFRHMVRVRDVYRDGLKTGIIYFPGKMPAEENTLIYELERSMEELIVEFKQTKIESIKMGEESLTIIELLGTVIQHEGIHQGQYYVALKQSRLELPKQWIRDWHM is encoded by the coding sequence ATGGATACAAATGGATTATTATATGCTGCAAAAATGACTAACGCGTTAGCTAAGGAAATTCCAGAAAGTTATTGGGACCTTCAATTAGTATCAGAGTTGGGGACATTGAGAAAACTCTTTAGACATATGGTTCGAGTTAGAGATGTTTATCGTGACGGGCTGAAAACAGGAATAATTTATTTTCCTGGTAAAATGCCAGCCGAAGAAAACACGTTGATTTATGAATTAGAGCGGAGTATGGAAGAGCTCATAGTAGAATTCAAACAAACAAAAATTGAATCCATAAAAATGGGGGAAGAGTCACTCACAATCATCGAATTATTAGGGACAGTAATACAACATGAAGGTATTCATCAAGGTCAATACTACGTGGCACTTAAACAGTCAAGGTTAGAGTTACCTAAACAGTGGATTCGTGATTGGCACATGTAA
- a CDS encoding NAD(P)H-dependent oxidoreductase has translation MANETNTSKNEEILKAFHFRHATKKFDANKKISDENFHLILEAGRLSPSSIGLEPWKFVVVQNEDLRKKLKEVAWGASGQLPTASHFVVILSRNDVRYDSEYVKDHLRNVKQMPEDMIEQVHDRYKSFQEKFHLLESDQSLTAWASKQTYIALGNMMTTAALIGIDSCPIEGFHIDAVNQVLDEEGLLEDGKLSVSVMAAFGYRAEEPRPKTRKEMDQVVEWK, from the coding sequence ATGGCAAACGAAACGAACACAAGCAAAAATGAAGAAATTTTAAAGGCATTTCATTTTAGACACGCTACGAAAAAATTTGATGCGAATAAAAAAATTTCAGATGAAAATTTTCATCTCATTTTAGAAGCAGGTAGATTATCTCCGAGTTCGATCGGATTGGAGCCATGGAAATTTGTCGTTGTACAAAATGAAGATTTAAGAAAGAAGTTAAAAGAAGTTGCATGGGGTGCAAGTGGGCAATTACCTACTGCAAGTCATTTCGTTGTCATTTTGTCACGCAACGACGTCCGATACGACTCTGAATACGTAAAGGATCACTTACGCAACGTAAAACAAATGCCGGAAGATATGATTGAACAAGTGCATGATCGATACAAGTCCTTTCAAGAGAAATTTCACTTGCTCGAAAGCGATCAATCTTTAACTGCTTGGGCCTCTAAGCAAACATATATCGCTTTAGGCAATATGATGACAACGGCTGCTCTCATTGGCATCGATTCTTGTCCAATTGAAGGGTTTCATATTGATGCCGTCAATCAAGTACTAGATGAGGAAGGTTTACTTGAGGATGGAAAATTAAGCGTCTCTGTCATGGCTGCTTTCGGTTATCGTGCGGAGGAGCCACGTCCTAAAACGAGAAAAGAGATGGATCAAGTCGTAGAGTGGAAATAA
- a CDS encoding EamA family transporter, whose translation MNKQRIISLFLVIIGATFWGIGGTVSQKLFQDFAIEVNWLVTTRLLIAGLLLLTVQYVFKDRSQILGVWKNRKTAVSLIIFGLLGMLGVQYTYMASIHHGNAAVATLLQYLAPAMIIIYLLLRKLTVLTKRDGITVCLALIGCFFLLTNGSLSQLSVPPLAIVWGVLSGVALAFYTLYAVPLLKQYDSLVIVGWAMTIGSVALSFIHPPWKMDFTSISIEAYFYLIFVIIFGTMIAFWFYIESLQSLSAQETSLLGSLEPLAAVLTTVFWLREPFGHFQWLGTACIIGMIIMLALYKNSSSKTSQRLNHKKSLRVS comes from the coding sequence ATGAATAAACAACGAATAATCAGCTTATTTCTCGTTATAATCGGAGCTACTTTTTGGGGGATTGGCGGAACTGTTTCACAAAAACTCTTCCAGGACTTCGCGATCGAAGTGAATTGGCTAGTGACGACACGATTACTCATCGCCGGGTTATTACTCTTAACTGTTCAATATGTTTTCAAAGATCGTTCTCAAATACTAGGCGTCTGGAAAAACCGTAAGACCGCCGTCTCATTAATCATCTTCGGCTTACTCGGTATGCTAGGGGTTCAATATACATATATGGCCTCAATTCATCACGGTAACGCTGCAGTTGCCACGTTACTACAATATTTAGCTCCTGCAATGATCATTATTTATTTACTTTTACGTAAACTAACGGTGTTAACAAAACGGGATGGAATCACCGTTTGTCTTGCTCTAATCGGTTGTTTTTTCTTACTCACAAATGGCTCACTTTCACAATTATCTGTCCCCCCGCTTGCAATCGTGTGGGGAGTTTTATCTGGGGTAGCATTAGCTTTTTATACGTTATATGCCGTTCCCCTATTAAAACAGTATGATTCCCTTGTCATTGTCGGCTGGGCAATGACAATCGGAAGTGTTGCATTAAGCTTTATCCACCCTCCTTGGAAAATGGACTTTACAAGCATATCGATTGAAGCCTATTTTTACCTCATATTCGTGATTATATTTGGAACGATGATCGCTTTTTGGTTTTATATCGAAAGTTTACAAAGTCTTTCAGCACAAGAAACAAGCCTTTTAGGCAGTTTAGAGCCACTCGCAGCTGTTTTAACAACAGTCTTTTGGTTAAGGGAACCATTCGGCCATTTCCAATGGCTGGGGACTGCTTGTATCATTGGAATGATTATCATGCTAGCTTTATATAAAAACTCGTCTTCAAAGACTAGCCAACGCCTTAATCATAAAAAGTCTTTAAGAGTCAGTTAA
- the asnA gene encoding aspartate--ammonia ligase, producing the protein MTTVIKPKGYHATLNVKETEEAIKLTRDYFKKAFSEELNLSRVSSPLFLKPETGLNDNLNGIEQAVSFNVKGAENSKVEIVHSLAKWKRMALNNYGFNQGEGIYTNMNAIRAEEELSNLHSIYVDQWDWEKIIAKEERTEKKLHDVVRQIYKVFKEIECYLSEKYSYIEPILPDEISFITTQELENKYPHLTPKERENAIAKERKAVFISKIGDQLQSGIKHDGRSPDYDDWQLNGDIIFWYPVLDKAFEVSSMGIRVDRDSLLRQIKAAHCEERLELEYHKMILEDELPYTIGGGIGQSRVCMFLLRKAHIGEVQASVWSKEIIDECKRSGIQLL; encoded by the coding sequence ATGACAACTGTAATTAAACCTAAAGGGTATCATGCAACATTAAATGTAAAAGAAACAGAGGAAGCGATTAAACTTACAAGGGATTATTTTAAGAAGGCATTTTCGGAAGAGTTAAATTTATCTCGCGTATCTTCACCGTTATTTCTAAAGCCTGAAACAGGTTTAAATGATAACCTGAATGGTATTGAGCAGGCTGTTTCCTTTAATGTAAAGGGTGCTGAAAATTCAAAAGTAGAAATTGTCCATTCATTAGCGAAGTGGAAAAGAATGGCGTTAAACAATTATGGATTCAACCAAGGAGAAGGAATCTATACAAACATGAATGCGATTAGAGCAGAGGAAGAGCTAAGTAACCTTCACTCGATCTATGTCGATCAATGGGATTGGGAAAAAATTATCGCTAAAGAAGAAAGAACGGAAAAAAAGCTTCATGATGTAGTTAGACAGATTTATAAAGTTTTTAAGGAAATTGAGTGCTATTTATCTGAAAAGTATTCTTATATCGAACCTATTTTGCCTGACGAGATTAGCTTTATCACGACACAAGAATTAGAAAATAAATATCCTCACTTAACACCAAAAGAACGTGAAAACGCGATTGCGAAAGAGAGAAAAGCTGTATTTATCTCTAAGATCGGTGATCAATTGCAATCAGGTATTAAACATGATGGAAGATCACCTGATTATGATGATTGGCAGCTAAATGGTGATATTATTTTTTGGTACCCTGTTTTAGATAAAGCGTTTGAAGTTTCTTCTATGGGAATACGAGTCGATCGAGATTCATTACTGAGACAGATAAAAGCAGCTCATTGTGAAGAACGCTTGGAGTTGGAGTATCACAAGATGATTTTAGAAGACGAACTCCCTTATACGATTGGTGGAGGGATTGGTCAATCAAGAGTGTGTATGTTCCTCTTAAGAAAAGCTCATATAGGAGAAGTTCAAGCATCTGTCTGGTCTAAAGAAATAATCGATGAGTGTAAAAGGTCTGGGATTCAGTTATTGTAA
- a CDS encoding HAD family hydrolase encodes MIKAVFFDLDDTLLWDQKSVKEAFKATCLIAQKRYRIDPDQLEVAVRKAASDLYASYETYDFTKKIGINPFEGLWGNFLDDHNDFRKMKQIVPTYRKAAWTQGLIQLGIEDEDLGYELAERFPIERKKNPFVYEESFKILDMLKENYKLLLLTNGSPDLQNTKLDITPKLVPYFDHIIISGAFGIGKPDPSIFEHALERMGIDKDEAIMVGDNLMTDILGASRVGMKSVWINRENKDRTDIVPNFEIKHLEELLPILDSLNK; translated from the coding sequence ATGATCAAAGCCGTATTTTTCGATCTGGATGATACATTATTGTGGGATCAAAAAAGTGTAAAAGAAGCTTTTAAAGCTACATGTCTAATTGCTCAAAAAAGGTACAGAATTGACCCTGATCAATTAGAAGTTGCAGTACGAAAAGCAGCTTCTGATTTATATGCATCATATGAAACCTATGATTTCACAAAAAAAATCGGGATTAACCCATTTGAAGGGCTATGGGGGAACTTCTTAGATGACCATAATGATTTTCGTAAAATGAAACAAATTGTGCCTACATACAGAAAAGCGGCGTGGACACAAGGGTTAATACAATTAGGTATTGAAGATGAAGATTTAGGTTATGAACTTGCAGAACGATTTCCAATCGAACGAAAAAAGAATCCTTTTGTTTATGAAGAGTCCTTTAAGATTCTTGATATGCTTAAGGAGAACTATAAGCTTTTGCTTTTAACAAACGGCTCTCCGGATTTACAAAATACAAAGCTAGATATCACTCCTAAGCTTGTTCCATATTTTGATCATATTATTATTTCTGGAGCATTTGGGATAGGTAAGCCGGATCCATCGATTTTTGAGCACGCATTAGAAAGAATGGGCATCGATAAAGACGAGGCTATTATGGTTGGGGATAATTTGATGACGGATATTCTTGGTGCCTCCCGAGTGGGGATGAAGTCGGTATGGATTAATCGTGAGAACAAAGACAGAACGGACATCGTGCCTAATTTTGAAATTAAACACCTTGAAGAGTTGTTACCTATTCTCGATTCTCTCAATAAGTAA
- the rlmD gene encoding 23S rRNA (uracil(1939)-C(5))-methyltransferase RlmD, protein MTEQIGPTFDAKIDKLDRKGSGLAAVWRENNGYNPKKLKLIIPQTLPGETVRVTVDQPERRKRKAMPDSILEAHPERVVPECPHFEKCGGCVWQHWSYEGQLKQKTEHVKEAVSSEDFDPSLVQDTIGMDDPWHYRNKMEFTFSPDGELGLHEQGNWRKVISLETCLIAGKEMVEATMEVAAWVKQHELKGYNKDLHEGLLRHLMVRQSFATGEMMLAFFATEPPSGNLQKAIDDLVERIGEKFPQVKSLMWMVNTDWADRVQTEETHVLAGRDYIYDEMAGYRFRLWFDTFFQTNPTQAEKLVELALEIGAPKETEKMIDLFCGVGTFSLPFASRVEKLAGIEIVESSIESAKRNAEDNGVSNTYFLAKDAKNGIDQVLESFGNPELLLLDPPRSGAGGKVMRKIGRSGPDRIVYVSCNPESFATDIKELEPFGYTLKMVQPVDLFPNTIHVECVALLIKE, encoded by the coding sequence ATGACTGAACAAATCGGACCAACGTTTGATGCAAAAATAGATAAATTAGACCGAAAAGGATCAGGCTTAGCTGCGGTCTGGCGTGAAAATAATGGATATAATCCAAAGAAGTTAAAGCTAATCATTCCACAAACGCTACCTGGAGAAACGGTGCGTGTGACTGTCGATCAACCTGAACGTAGAAAAAGAAAAGCGATGCCTGATAGTATTCTAGAAGCACACCCAGAAAGAGTCGTTCCTGAATGCCCGCACTTTGAAAAATGTGGTGGCTGTGTATGGCAGCATTGGAGTTACGAAGGACAACTGAAGCAGAAGACAGAACATGTGAAAGAGGCAGTTTCTTCTGAAGATTTTGACCCAAGTCTTGTTCAAGATACAATTGGCATGGATGATCCGTGGCATTATCGTAATAAAATGGAGTTTACGTTCTCGCCAGATGGTGAACTTGGTTTACACGAGCAAGGGAATTGGCGTAAAGTGATTTCACTTGAGACATGTTTAATTGCCGGCAAAGAAATGGTTGAAGCAACGATGGAAGTTGCTGCATGGGTGAAACAGCATGAATTAAAAGGCTATAACAAAGACCTTCATGAAGGATTACTTCGTCACTTAATGGTGAGACAATCATTTGCGACTGGAGAAATGATGCTAGCATTTTTTGCGACAGAACCTCCTTCAGGAAACTTGCAAAAAGCGATTGATGATTTAGTAGAACGAATCGGTGAAAAGTTCCCACAAGTGAAAAGCTTGATGTGGATGGTAAATACAGATTGGGCAGACCGTGTGCAAACAGAAGAAACTCATGTCCTTGCAGGTCGTGATTATATTTATGATGAAATGGCAGGCTATCGTTTCCGGCTATGGTTTGATACATTTTTCCAAACAAACCCAACGCAAGCAGAAAAGTTAGTGGAGCTCGCACTCGAAATAGGGGCACCAAAGGAAACAGAAAAAATGATAGACCTCTTCTGTGGAGTAGGAACTTTTTCTCTACCATTTGCGAGCCGTGTTGAAAAGCTTGCTGGTATTGAAATCGTAGAGAGTTCGATCGAATCTGCGAAACGGAATGCAGAAGATAACGGGGTCTCAAACACGTATTTTCTAGCAAAAGATGCAAAGAATGGAATTGATCAAGTGTTAGAGAGCTTTGGTAATCCAGAGCTATTGTTACTGGATCCGCCACGCTCTGGTGCGGGTGGGAAAGTGATGAGAAAAATTGGTCGTTCCGGTCCAGATCGCATTGTTTATGTATCTTGTAATCCAGAATCATTTGCGACAGATATTAAAGAACTTGAGCCATTCGGTTATACGTTAAAAATGGTTCAACCCGTTGACCTTTTCCCTAATACAATTCACGTAGAATGCGTCGCGTTATTAATAAAAGAATAA
- a CDS encoding YjcZ family sporulation protein: protein MYSNVNAAPTLGANVPPNVSPMPTEVAPAFGYGYDHGYVAPTYKPNFTLIVVLFILLVIIGACCYYYKDYKDC from the coding sequence ATGTATTCAAACGTAAATGCAGCGCCGACTCTCGGAGCAAATGTTCCACCTAATGTATCTCCTATGCCAACTGAAGTAGCACCTGCTTTTGGTTATGGTTATGACCATGGCTATGTTGCCCCAACTTATAAGCCGAATTTCACGTTAATTGTCGTGTTGTTTATCTTATTAGTGATTATCGGTGCATGTTGTTATTACTATAAAGATTATAAAGATTGCTAA
- a CDS encoding protein-glutamine gamma-glutamyltransferase: MIQISGVPFQPNEKMELDSIEQSIIQSMQHAPTNYSYQSENELLFELNVRKNMIKSSNVMSDGESEFTTFEYAYCNPEYWQLTMQGGFLLRPGVQPADAINDIFRNSSLYGFECATAAVIIFYHAALKSIGRNLFNSLFQNLYLYSWHTDSDLGIVTFYTDYFIPGDVVYINNPDFHASTPWFRGLNAVLLEDGRFFGHGFYIRSKEDIIEFLNDYRSPGSQQSAYLSRLVTRPSFNHLFNLTNQQTHFRSYKSQQPIVHHNQCSISCVRYLYYLSNGS; this comes from the coding sequence ATGATACAAATATCAGGAGTCCCTTTTCAACCTAATGAAAAAATGGAGCTTGATAGCATTGAACAGTCAATCATTCAATCTATGCAGCATGCTCCCACAAATTATTCTTATCAATCCGAGAATGAACTTTTGTTTGAACTCAACGTACGAAAGAACATGATTAAAAGTTCGAACGTGATGAGCGACGGTGAATCAGAATTTACAACGTTTGAATATGCCTACTGTAATCCAGAGTACTGGCAATTAACAATGCAAGGTGGGTTTCTGTTAAGGCCAGGTGTGCAACCTGCTGATGCGATTAATGACATTTTCAGAAACAGTTCACTCTATGGATTTGAATGTGCAACAGCTGCTGTTATTATTTTTTACCATGCCGCTTTAAAAAGTATTGGCAGAAATTTGTTCAATTCTTTGTTTCAAAATCTTTACCTTTATAGTTGGCATACCGATTCAGACCTTGGGATCGTCACTTTTTATACGGATTATTTTATACCCGGTGATGTCGTTTATATTAATAATCCTGATTTTCATGCTAGTACACCTTGGTTTCGAGGCTTAAATGCAGTCCTTTTAGAAGATGGTCGTTTTTTTGGACACGGATTTTATATACGGTCAAAAGAAGACATTATTGAGTTTCTTAATGATTATAGGAGTCCTGGTAGCCAACAATCCGCTTACTTGTCTAGGTTAGTGACAAGACCTTCATTTAACCATTTATTCAACTTGACGAATCAACAAACACACTTTAGATCATACAAATCTCAGCAACCGATTGTACATCATAACCAATGTTCCATATCATGTGTACGATATCTATATTATCTTTCTAATGGTAGTTAA